From one Anoplolepis gracilipes chromosome 8, ASM4749672v1, whole genome shotgun sequence genomic stretch:
- the LOC140668843 gene encoding F-box only protein 21-like translates to MATIMCLSEEVIDMILGCNNISIEDIINFRCVCKKFRHVAKYKKFQEKKFLQRWPTARKHYNNKVFKKNEQKGSEGNEQKNENVLNLINIGINCARGLRKSMHKIIERYYSVHTVINNYLEYDFIFPFYEDDVVWDYRNKKVKAPFYIDEIKNLLTEFSRKPAYNLTEKYYNVQLFNYLRKDMLKMELCIFLDQPDRVLLLERLATIKAQEFQPQKDVFYSSVTALLDNIVFEVLNSLREKDPEHSIFSASAENFSYWKNNNIDDNQWNEAEGIQIMDTLDEYIFGKLNFRPDKSKNIEWNMQLKRKCIDYVLEHKCGQEVIIYIIYHSVGRRLGLRCDILMNYSHESTYLFWKPSYATNSLENAKCFRINSNKYPDCFIKEQNFTSFEVITANEIENILSNLIQLNENLWESSKLNGWDFYHCAWTTSYKQEELNAWSGISRSIPAHCIHVLLMENCEIPNARSKEVKFAVGMIVTHSDQSTDCSAGVIIGWHRYEDRHFVTIKKQDRRNFDILPLNICCDFKEQTHYLILTENNEMCYVGEDAITLTTPKWIENSEIGRHFDKFTGTHYVPNKALEKHYPHDAAVTATKAISDNDANF, encoded by the exons atggcTACGATAATGTGCTTATCTGAAGAAGTGATAGATATGATACTTggttgtaataatattagcaTTGAGGATATCATTAACTTCAGATGTGTGTGCAAGAAATTTCGACACGTAGCCAAATACAAGAAATTTcaggaaaaaaagtttttacagag gtGGCCTACAGCAAGAAAACATTATAACAATAaggtgtttaaaaaaaatgagcaAAAAGGGTCTGAAGGAAATGAACAGAAAAATGAAAACGTgttaaacttaataaatataggtATTAATTGTGCGAGAGGATTACGAAAATCcatgcataaaattattgaaagataTTATTCTGTCCatacagtaattaataattatttagaatacgATTTCATATTTCCATTTTATGAAGATGATGTAGTTTGGgactatagaaataaaaaagtaaaagctcCTTTCTATATTGATGAGATTAAAAACTTGCTCACTGAATTTTCacg aaaaccTGCTTACAATCTaacggaaaaatattacaatgtacAACTCTTTAACTATCTGAGGAAAGATATGCTGAAAAtggaattatgtatatttttggaCCAACCTGACAGAGTACTACTATTGGAACGACTTGCTACTATTAAGGCGCAAGAGTTCCAGCCCCAAAAGGATGTATTTTACTCGTCCGTAACAGCATTACTGGATAATATAGTATTTGAAGTATTGAATAGTCTCAGAGAGAAAGATCCCGAACATTCGATATTCTCGGCGTctgcagaaaatttttcctattGGAAAAACAACAATATCGACGATAATCAATGGAATGAAGCAGAAGGAATACAAATTATGGATACACTcgacgaatatatatttggcaaattgaactttcgaccagacaaatcgaaaaatatagaatggaatatgcaattaaaacgGAAATGTATAGATTAT GTCTTAGAACATAAATGTGGTCaagaagtaataatatatataatatatcacagCGTTGGTAGAAGACTCGGTCTACGCTGCGATATACTAATGAATTATTCTCATGAAAGTACATATCTGTTTTGGAAACCAAGTTA TGCCACAAATAGTttagaaaatgcaaaatgttttagaataaattctaACAAATACCCAGACTGTTTTATCAAAGAACAGAATTTTACAAGTTTCGAAGTAATAACAGCCAACGAG ATAGAAAATATACTCTCGAATTTGATTcagttaaatgaaaatttatgggAAAGCAGTAAACTCAATGGTTGGGATTTCTACCACTGTGCATGGACAACGTCGTACAAGCAAGAAGAATTAAATGCTTGGAGTGGGATTTCACGATCTATTCCAGCACACTGTATT CACGTCCTACTCATGGAAAACTGTGAAATACCTAATGCAAGATcaaaagaagtaaaatttgCGGTTGGAATGATTGTAACGCATAGTGATCAATCGACAGACTGTTCTGCTGGCGTGATCATTGGATGGCACCGATATGAAGACAGACATTTTGTTACAATCAAGAAACAGGATAGacgtaattttgatattcttcCATTGAATATTTGTTGTGATTTTAAGGAACAAACACATTATCTAATTCTTaccgaaaataatgaaatgtgtTACGTTGGAGAAG acgcTATAACTTTAACAACGCCGAAATGGATCGAAAATAGTGAAATAGGTCGCCACTTTGACAAATTCACGGGCACGCATTACGTACCAAACAAAGCGCTGGAAAAACATTACCCGCATGATGCCGCTGTAACTGCCACAAAAGCAATATCAGATAATGATGCTAATTTTTAG